A DNA window from Solanum lycopersicum chromosome 3, SLM_r2.1 contains the following coding sequences:
- the LOC138347746 gene encoding uncharacterized protein translates to MKILLQTTSQERDTMKDLLAIMKNLCQKIEKIETDVQNLKANSQQHDSKNAELRCSADEKQPELKGDVGKLLKPHDITDVAGTSKGDMEKPTPKNTNLNSVFTKPFTPKVQIIDTSAPQTSTYATSLHKEKKTYNHISRTYIENLYKIQNFFNQKHKSTTTLEKTQDYLTQKLQGYNKLIPQPKTNPNLVKTCYNYGLLNTVYTYKGEEISGIPEVHKAFLIYKKITKGNLFFIRFYTAPAEILYDEIKPMIQIVKIGLTREMIIPEDIGQQQEITRVEIPSFYANKRIIGLSIIIQELANNYLQANAIWSYYARDHLMIYASSREIRQEDMEEVQK, encoded by the coding sequence ATGAAAATCTTATTGCAGACTACCTCTCAAGAAAGAGATACAATGAAAGATCTATTGGCAATAATGAAAAACCTATGccagaaaatagaaaaaatagagaCAGATGTACAAAATCTGAAAGCTAatagtcagcagcatgactctaaaaatgcggagctacgttGTTCGGCAGACGAAAAACAGCCAGAACTaaaaggagacgttgggaaactccttAAACCCCATGATATTACTGATGTTGCAGGTACAAGCAAAGGAGATATGGAGAAACCTACACCAAAAAACACAAACCTAAATAGCGTATTTACCAAACCATTCACTCCAAAGGTACAGATAATAGATACTTCAGCACCACAAACCTCTACGTATGCAACTAGCCtgcataaagagaagaaaacatataaccatatatcccgaacatatattgaaaacctaTACAAGATACAAaacttttttaatcaaaaacaCAAATCTACCACGACATTAGAAAAAACCCAAGACTACCTAACCCAAaaactacaaggatataacaaGTTAATTCCACAACCAAAAACTAATCCAAACCTAGTTAAAACTTGTTATAACTATGGATTATTAAATACAGTCTATACATATAAAGGTGAAGAAATAAGTGGAATCCCAGAGGTCCACAaagcatttttaatatataaaaagataacaaaaggaaacttatttttcataagatTCTACACAGCACCAGCGGAGATACTCTATGATGAAATAAAGCCAATGATCCAGATAGTCAAAATTGGGCTAACGCGGGAAATGATAATCCCAGAAGATATAGGCCAACAGCAAGAGATAACAAGAGTTGAGATACCCAGTTTCTATGCCAATAAAAGGATAATTGGATTATCAATAATTATACAAGAGCTAGCAAATAACTATCTACAAGCCAACGCCATATGGAGCTACTATGCTAGAGATCACTTAATGATATATGCCAGTTCGCGAGAAATAAGACAAGAAGATATGGAAGAAGTCCAAAAATAG
- the LOC138347435 gene encoding uncharacterized protein, translating into MALAELKELKEQLKDLLDKGFIIPSISPWGALLELPAELTTVHSVFHISLLKKCVGDPASVVPLDSVAVNNSLSYEDVLVEILDSQVRRLRNKEVASVKVLWRSQSVDGATWEAEAAMKAKYPYFFPSDSTPP; encoded by the exons atggctctagcagagcttaaggaattgaaagagcagttgaaagaccttctagataagggtttcatcatacctagtatttcaccatggggtgctctA ttagagttgccagcagaattaACAACAGTGCATtcagtcttccacatctcactcttgaagaagtgtgtgggtgatccagcctctgTAGTGCCATTAGATAGTGTGGCGGTGAAtaatagtctttcttatgaggatgtactagttgagattcttgactctcaggttagaaggttgagaaacaaagaagtcgcttcagtcaaggttctgtggaggagtcagtccgtagacggagctacttgggaagcagaagcagctaTGAAAGCAAAGTATCCTTACTTTTTTCCTTCCGACTCCACTCCACCTTGA